Proteins found in one Quercus robur chromosome 2, dhQueRobu3.1, whole genome shotgun sequence genomic segment:
- the LOC126714254 gene encoding pentatricopeptide repeat-containing protein At2g15690, mitochondrial-like encodes MASLISLQGSGNSIIASHLRPRIAPQPLAQLSLNPTPSKPLCTYALPNANNSKAYRRNSGGVSHRQSTNTQYKSPPEPSLQSQSNRKKSHSNEQKMNGDKLNDENESDPLRGDPPNVDLMGLCEEGKVERVVEYMGQGVCADYGVFCALLDSCGDSKSLQVGKRVNEFLKRSPFRGDVELNNKLIGMYGRCGSMRDARRVFDRMCERNMCSWHLMINGYAVNGRGNYGLLLFEEMRKAGLQPNGKTFVFLLAACASVEVVEEGLMYFNLMKNEYGIVPGIEHYLGVIDVFGTSGHLNEAEEFIGKMPFEPTAEVWEALRNYARIHGDIELEDHVDELLVSLDPSKAIADKIRIPPRKKHSATNMLEEKNRVSEHRSTGSYKGEGYEKLKGLNGQMREAGYVPDTRYVLHDIDEEAKEQALQYHSERLAIAYGLISTPPRTTLRIIKNLRICGDCHNAIKIMSRIVGRELIVRDNKRFHHFKDGKCSCGDYW; translated from the coding sequence ATGGCTTCTCTGATATCTCTTCAGGGCTCTGGAAACTCCATTATCGCTTCCCACTTGAGACCTCGAATAGCACCACAACCATTGGCTCAGCTCTCTCTCAACCCCACACCATCCAAACCTCTCTGCACCTACGCACTACCCAATGCCAACAACTCAAAGGCCTATCGCCGCAACAGTGGTGGCGTCTCTCACCGCCAAAGCACCAACACTCAGTACAAATCCCCCCCTGAACCTTCTTTACAGTCACAGAGTAACAGGAAGAAGAGCCACTCGAATGAGCAAAAAATGAACGGTGATAAGCTTAACGATGAAAATGAGAGTGACCCATTGCGCGGTGACCCACCAAATGTTGATTTGATGGGTTTGTGCGAGGAGGGAAAGGTTGAACGAGTTGTGGAGTATATGGGTCAAGGTGTTTGTGCTGATTATGGTGTTTTCTGTGCGTTGTTGGATTCATGTGGGGATTCGAAGTCGCTTCAAGTTGGGAAGAGGGTGAATGAGTTCTTGAAAAGGTCTCCGTTTCGTGGTGATGTCGAATTGAATAACAAATTGATTGGGATGTACGGGAGATGTGGGAGTATGAGAGATGCACGCCGAGTGTTTGATAGAATGTGCGAGCGGAATATGTGTTCATGGCATTTGATGATTAATGGATATGCAGTGAATGGGCGGGGTAATTATGGATTGTTGTTGTTCGAGGAGATGAGAAAGGCGGGGTTGCAGCCCAATGGCAAGACCTTTGTGTTCTTATTGGCGGCTTGTGCTAGTGTAGAAGTTGTGGAAGAAGGGTTGATGTActttaatttgatgaagaatGAGTATGGAATTGTTCCAGGGATTGAACATTATTTAGGGGTTATTGATGTTTTTGGGACTTCTGGTCATTTGAATGAAGCAGAAGAGTTCATTGGGAAGATGCCATTTGAACCTACAGCTGAAGTTTGGGAGGCTCTTAGGAATTATGCAAGAATTCATGGAGATATAGAACTTGAAGACCACGTGGATGAGTTGTTGGTTAGTCTTGATCCTTCTAAGGCCATTGCTGATAAGATCCGAATCCCCCCTAGGAAGAAGCATTCTGCAACTAATATGCTTGAGGAGAAGAATAGGGTGAGTGAGCATCGGAGTACTGGCTCTTACAAAGGAGAGGGATATGAGAAATTGAAAGGTCTGAATGGGCAGATGAGGGAAGCAGGTTATGTGCCAGATACAAGATATGTACTTCATGACATTGATGAGGAGGCAAAAGAGCAGGCCTTGCAATATCATAGTGAGCGTTTGGCAATTGCTTATGGTCTGATTAGTACACCGCCACGGACAACTCTTAGGATCATTAAGAACCTAAGGATCTGTGGTGACTGCCACAATgcaataaaaattatgtcaagAATTGTTGGGAGGGAGTTGATTGTTAGGGATAACAAGCGGTTCCATCATTTCAAGGATGGCAAGTGCTCTTGTGGGGATTACTGGTAA
- the LOC126714255 gene encoding mitochondrial carrier protein CoAc2, producing the protein MEKKREEREMGMFFDGVIEAMPVFAKELVAGGVAGGIAKSVVAPLERVKILFQTRREEFQSIGLFGSFKKIAKTEGVRGFYRGNGASVARIVPYAALHYMTYEQYRRWIIVTFPDIGRGPVLDLVAGSFAGGTAVLFTYPLDLVRTKLAYQVVGSSKLNAQMSIKNELVYKGILDCFSKTYKEAGIRGLYRGVAPSLYGIFPYAGLKFYFYEEMKRHVPVEQKKNIMVKLVCGSVAGLLGQTFTYPLDVVRRQMQVQRLSASKSAEMKGTIETLVMIAQKQGWKHLFSGLSINYLKVVPSVAIGFTVYDLMKAYLRVPSRDDVIEVVSNKRTSRSSSLHS; encoded by the exons atggagaagaagagagaagaaagagagatggGTATGTTCTTTGATGGGGTTATAGAGGCCATGCCTGTGTTTGCAAAGGAGCTAGTTGCTGGTGGGGTTGCTGGTGGAATTGCCAAGAGTGTGGTTGCACCTCTCGAGCGTGTCAAGATTTTGTTTCAG ACCAGAAGGGAAGAATTCCAAAGCATAGGGCTTTTTGGTTCCTTTAAAAAGATTGCAAAGACGGAAGGGGTTAGGGGTTTCTACAG AGGGAATGGGGCTAGTGTTGCTCGAATTGTTCCCTATGCGGCGCTGCATTACATGACTTATGAGCAATACCGCAGATGGATAATAGTCACTTTTCCTGACATAGGGAGAGGCCCTGTGCTTGATCTCGTGGCAGGATCATTTGCTGGAGGAACTGCTGTGCTTTTTACCTATCCCCTTGATTTAGTTCGGACTAAATTGGCTTATCAG GTTGTTGGTTCATCGAAGTTGAATGCTCAAATGTCAATTAAAAATGAACTAGTTTATAAAGGAATTCTTGATTGTTTCTCAAAGACATATAAAGAGGCTGGGATCAGAGGTCTATATCGTGGTGTGG CTCCATCACTTTATGGAATCTTTCCATATGCTGGTTTGAAATTTTACTTCTATGAGGAGATGAAACGCCATGTCCCTGTggagcaaaagaaaaatattatggtGAAGCTTGTATGTGGATCTGTTGCAGGTTTATTGGGTCAGACCTTCACATACCCCCTTGATGTTGTCAGGAGACAAATGCAG GTTCAACGGCTCTCGGCATCAAAGAGTGCTGAGATGAAAGGAACAATAGAAACCCTTGTTATGATTGCTCAAAAACAAGGATGGAAGCATTTATTTTCAGGGCTGAGCATCAACTACTTGAAG GTTGTACCATCTGTGGCAATTGGATTTACTGTTTATGATCTTATGAAAGCATACCTGAGAGTTCCATCACGAGATGATGTAATTGAAGTGGTTTCCAATAAAAGAACTAGCCGATCATCATCACTTCACTCGTGA
- the LOC126714257 gene encoding thiamine phosphate phosphatase-like protein translates to MAGDTVVVFDFDHTIIDGDSDNRVITEMGLTGLFNKLRSNLPWNSLMDRMLEELHSQGKTVEDIAECLKGTPLDQHIIAAIKAAHALGCELRIISDANLFYIETILEHHGVWGCFSRIDTNPSFVNEEGRLRILPFHDLNSTPHGCKLCPPTMCKGLVIDQIQASVSDCGKKRIIYLGDGKGDYCPTLKLGENDFVMPRKNYPLWKHIHGKPKLIKAKVHEWSTGEELERILLHLIDTVPIQDKISSSNTSRSN, encoded by the exons ATGGCGGGAGATACAGTTGTGGTGTTTGACTTTGACCATACGATCATCGACGGTGACAGTGACAATCGGGTGATCACGGAGATGGGTCTCACTGGCCTCTTCAATAAGCTTCGCTCCAACTTGCCTTGGAACTCTCTCATG GATAGGATGTTGGAGGAGCTTCATTCACAAGGCAAAACCGTCGAGGACATAGCAGAGTGCCTGAAAGGAACTCCATTGGATCAGCATATAATTGCTGCTATTAAAGCAGCTCATGCTCTTGG ATGTGAGTTGAGGATAATTAGTGACGCCAATTTGTTTTACATTGAGACAATCTTGGAACATCATGGTGTGTGGGGTTGCTTTTCTCGGATAGATACCAATCCGAGTTTTGTTAATGAGGAGGGACGGCTTAGAATCTTACCTTTTCATGATTTAAATTCAACTCCTCATGGTTGCAAATTGTGCCCCCCAACTATGTGCAAG GGTCTGGTGATTGACCAAATCCAAGCTTCTGTTTCTGATTGTGGGAAGAAGAGAATCATCTACCTTGGAGATGGAAAGGGTGATTACTGCCCAACTTTGAAGCTAGGGGAAAATGATTTTGTGATGCCAAGGAAGAACTATCCTCTGTGGAAGCACATTCATGGCAAACCAAAGCTAATCAAGGCAAAAGTCCATGAATGGAGCACTGGAGAGGAGCTGGAGAGAATCCTACTACACCTTATTGATACAGTTCCCATTCAAGATAAAATCAGTAGTAGTAACACCAGTCGATCTAACTGA
- the LOC126714258 gene encoding receptor-like protein EIX2, translating to MDGSLGSIRLLFLGLLVIASIHPNFFCSGDYEVHCIESERHALLKFKQHLKDPLNRLASWAGDGDCCQWAGVVCHNVTAHVHELHLRSFPPSRDFLTDEGQHEVQYEAYVQSMFGGKINPSLLDLKHLNYLDLSNNDFSGTQIPKFLGSMGSLRYLNLSNTRFEGVIPHQLGNLSYLCYLDLQGYGLYANNLQWLSGLPSLQHLDMSHVNLRKASDWLQVTSKLMSLLELRLSDCELRFIPSTPNGNFSFLVSLDLSGNFFENTFIPLWIFSLPNLVSFDLSDNGFQGPIPDELQNMTSLKHLHLSGNHFNHPIPIWLYSFSHLKFLDLHSNNLQGTISSAIENLTSAISIDFSYNELGGKVPRSLGNLCNLREIKLSSNKWSQKISEILESLSGCLSEKLEILELTDAQLPGHLTGELGMFKNLVKLTFVYNSISGPIPMSLGNLSSLKFLDLSNNQFNGILHQNFWQLKNLVKVTFSKNSISGPIPVPSGNLSSLTFLDFSHNQFNGTLHQNFGQFKNLVRLSIWNNSVSGPIPVSLGNLSSLRVLDLANNQFKGSLPQNFGQLSKLETLFIESNMLEGVVSEVHFSNLTRLTELFAFGNRLTLKVSHDWIPPFQLEKLNLQSWNLGPKFPQWLCSQRYLLHLDISNTRVLDVVPLSFWDSSSQFEYLNLANNLFHGEIPNCPMILSTSSVIDFSSNHFNGPLPCVSSNVIVLDLSNNSFSGSISHLLCFKVNESKQLGFLNLEKNHLSGKIPDCWTKWKKLEFLNLGNNNFTSSIPASIGSLALLKSLRLHNNKLSGKLQSSLKNCEKLEYIDVAENEFFGSIPSWIGHKCSSLMILNLRSNNFHGHIPEELCALTSLQILDLSHNKLSGSMPTCVKNFSAMATKNSSNHDMSFRFTSSYDDILPRESALLVIKGRLFEYSTILQQVKSIDISSNCLSGEIPKEVTNLQGLQSLNLSNNLLIGRIPENIGNMGSLESIDFSTNQLSGQIPSSISSLTFLNHLNLSNNNLIGKIPLSTQLQTFNASSFIGNKLCGPPLTNNCTISGVQPNNGYIGVKDRGGLVVDWFYVSPLLGFVVGFWVVCGPLLYKKQWRMMYFQFLDQMWYKLKDVVSLR from the exons ATGGACGGTTCCTTAGGATCCATTAGACTCCTTTTCCTTGGCTTGCTCGTTATTGCAAGTATTCATCCCAACTTCTTCTGCAGCGGAGATTATGAGGTTCATTGCATCGAAAGCGAGCGACATGCCCTTCTCAAGTTCAAGCAACATCTTAAAGATCCCTTAAACCGGCTCGCCTCTTGGGCTGGTGATGGGGATTGTTGTCAATGGGCGGGTGTTGTCTGCCACAATGTTACTGCTCATGTCCATGAACTCCATCTTAGAAGCTTTCCTCCTTCGCGTGATTTTCTAACTGATGAGGGCCAACACGAAGTACAATATGAAGCTTACGTGCAGTCAATGTTTGGTGGTAAGATAAATCCTTCTCTACTTGATTTGAAGCATTTAAATTACTTGGACCTGAGCAACAATGATTTCAGTGGTACTCAAATTCCCAAATTCCTCGGCTCAATGGGGAGTTTAAGATATCTTAATCTCTCTAATACGAGATTTGAGGGTGTGATACCTCATCAACTAGGAAATCTCTCATATTTGTGCTATCTCGATCTTCAAGGTTATGGTTTATATGCCAATAACCTTCAATGGCTTTCTGGTCTTCCTTCACTACAGCATCTTGATATGAGTCATGTAAATCTTAGAAAAGCCTCTGATTGGTTACAAGTGACAAGCAAACTCATGTCCTTGTTAGAGTTAAGGTTGTCGGATTGCGAACTTCGTTTCATTCCATCCACACCCAATGGTAACTTTTCATTTCTTGTCTCCCTTGATCTTTCAGGGAACTTTTTTGAGAACACTTTTATTCCATTATGGATCTTCAGTCTTCCAAATCTagtttcttttgatctatctgACAATGGCTTTCAAGGTCCAATCCCTGATGAACTCCAAAACATGACCTCTCTTAAACACCTCCATCTATCGGGGAACCATTTCAACCATCCAATTCCCATTTGGTTGTATAGTTTTAGTCATCTTAAGTTTCTTGACCTTCACTCCAATAATTTGCAAGGTACAATCTCTAGTGCCATTGAAAACCTAACATCTGCTATTAGTATTGATTTTTCATACAATGAACTAGGAGGAAAGGTACCAAGATCGTTGGGTAATCTTTGTAACTTAAGGGAAATCAAATTGTCATCCAACAAATGGAGTCAAAAGATATCTGAAATCTTAGAAAGTTTATCAGGGTGTCTTTCCGAGAAACTAGAGATCTTAGAATTGACTGATGCTCAACTTCCTGGTCATTTGACAGGTGAACTTGGGATGTTTAAAAATCTAGTCAAACTTACTTTTGTGTATAATTCAATTTCAGGACCAATTCCAATGTCTCTAGGAAATCTCTCATCTTTAAAATTCCTAGATCTTtcaaataatcaattcaatGGAATTCTTCATCAAAACTTTTGGCAATTGAAAAATCTAGTCAAAGTTACATTTTCGAAGAATTCAATTTCAGGTCCAATTCCAGTGCCTTCAGGGAACCTTTCATCTTTGACATTCTTGGATTTTTCACATAATCAATTCAATGGAACTCTCCACCAAAATTTTGGGCAATTTAAAAATCTTGTCAGACTTTCTATTTGGAATAATTCAGTTTCGGGTCCAATTCCAGTTTCTTTAGGGAATCTTTCATCTTTGAGAGTTCTGGATCTTGCAAATAATCAATTCAAAGGATCTCTCCCTCAAAATTTTGGACAACTTTCTAAACTAGAGACTTTATTTATTGAATCAAATATGTTGGAAGGTGTTGTGTCCGAAGTTCATTTTTCCAATTTGACAAGATTGACTGAACTTTTTGCATTTGGAAACCGACTGACTTTAAAAGTAAGTCATGATTGGATTCCTCCTTTTCAGCTTGAGAAATTAAACCTGCAATCATGGAATTTAGGGCCAAAATTTCCTCAATGGCTTTGTTCACAAAGATATCTTCTTCATTTGGACATATCCAACACAAGAGTTTTAGATGTGGTTCCTCTTTCATTTTGGGACTCATCTTCTCAGTTTGAATATCTAAATCTTGCAAACAATCTATTCCATGGAGAGATTCCAAATTGTCCCATGATTTTGTCTACTTCTTCAGTGATTGATTTCAGTTCAAACCACTTCAACGGTCCATTACCTTGTGTATCCTCTAATGTGATTGTGCTAGATCTTTCTAACAATTCATTTTCTGGATCTATTTCACACCTTTTGTGTTTCAAGGTGAATGAGTCCAAACAATTAGGATTTCTCAATCTTGAAAAAAATCACTTATCAGGAAAAATACCTGATTGTTGGACAAAGTGGAAGAAGTTAGAGTTCTTAAATTTGGGGAACAACAATTTTACTAGTAGCATTCCAGCATCCATTGGATCCTTGGCTCTTCTAAAGTCTTTGCGCCTACACAACAACAAACTCTCAGGAAAATTACAATCAtctttgaaaaattgtgaaaagttGGAGTATATTGATGTTGCtgaaaatgagttttttggaagcATACCTTCATGGATAGGACATAAATGTTCAAGCTTGATGATTCTCAACCTTCGCTCAAATAATTTCCATGGTCACATACCAGAAGAACTTTGTGCTCTAACTTCACTCCAGATTTTGGACCTGTCACATAATAAGCTATCTGGAAGCATGCCTACATGTGTTAAAAATTTCAGTGCTATGGCCACAAAAAATAGTTCAAATCATGACATGAGTTTTCGCTTCACATCTTCTTATGATGACATTCTCCCTCGTGAAAGTGCATTGCTTGTGATAAAGGGAAGACTTTTTGAGTATAGCACCATTCTCCAGCAAGTCAAAAGTATAGATATTTCTAGTAATTGTTTATCAGGAGAGATCCCCAAAGAAGTGACCAATCTCCAAGGATTACAATCATTGAATCTATCAAATAATCTCTTAATTGGAAGAATTCCAGAGAATATAGGTAATATGGGATCATTGGAATCAATCGATTTCTCCACAAACCAACTTTCTGGTCAAATTCCCTCAAGCATATCAAGTTTGACATTTTTAAATCATTTGAACTTGTCAAACAACAATTTGATAGGGAAAATTCCTTTAAGCACTCAACTACAAACCTTCAATGCATCCAGTTTTATTGGAAACAAACTTTGTGGACCACCACTTACTAATAATTGTACTATAAGTGGTGTACAACCCAACAATGGATACATAGGGGTTAAAGATAGGGGTGGACTTGTAGTAGATTGGTTCTATGTGAGCCCGTTACTCGGTTTTGTGGTTGGGTTTTGGGTTGTATGTGGTCCTTTACTATACAAAAAGCAATGGAGAATGATGTACTTCCAATTTCTGGATCAGATGTGGTACAAGCTCAAGGATGTTGTTTCATT GAGATGA